The Bacteroidales bacterium genome window below encodes:
- a CDS encoding biosynthetic peptidoglycan transglycosylase, which translates to MNLNRYLSRKYIGLALVIIFIVLNVLFFSLRGLVLRKAIEIINTKIKSHNYTAYWEGARFRGLKTVFIKQIYIRSESGNNEAQIDSLSAGIRVTPLIFGNIRFKKVQCTSLILRYHSDDSIAKVEELKEIKPDSTGALDFLKGKDFAGMAYNTIRRFIHYIPGIMDFKHLEVRLYQNGTTSIGVLNNFRLDRKHLSADIILSDKTTKVSMPLTGMFDRQASLVSIELVHTDTGMLPVPLLKERYGIMAGFDSLSFSMNFSKRNRHLTNLTGRFGFAGLVLGGKRLSTDKIRINDFYSSFKINLGNDYIEVDSSSVSDLNSIRLRAWLRVETGDSLHIHFKMLPQTWDAQAFFSSLPEGMFTSLIGMKAEGKLHFFLDFSVDPDNPDSLTFNTRLTGEDFNIQQYGADDYRVLNGSFRYQAYDKGRLMATYIVGPENPGFVTIDQISPFLKASVMTSEDGSFYFHNGFNADAFRESIATNIREGRFARGGSTISMQLARNVFLNRNKTVARKIEEALIVWLIENKRLVSKQRMYEVYLNIIEWGPGIYGINDASHFYFNKRPADLNLQESIYLASIVPRPKWYKYTFESNGVMRSFYSNYFNRMKQLMVRKQFISSLDTFAVKPDVVLTGNASKVFADTIRTREPVEMDMLPSLNYFDRKLQIQN; encoded by the coding sequence ATGAATTTAAACAGATACCTTTCCCGCAAATATATCGGACTGGCCCTTGTAATTATTTTCATTGTTTTAAATGTTTTGTTCTTTTCATTGCGTGGCCTTGTATTGAGAAAGGCAATCGAAATCATCAATACAAAAATCAAATCGCATAATTACACGGCTTATTGGGAAGGAGCCCGTTTTCGAGGGTTGAAAACTGTTTTCATAAAGCAAATTTATATTCGTTCAGAATCCGGAAACAATGAGGCACAAATTGATTCGCTGTCTGCCGGAATCCGTGTAACCCCTCTCATATTCGGAAATATAAGATTTAAAAAAGTGCAGTGTACCTCGTTGATCTTGCGGTATCATTCCGATGATTCCATTGCAAAAGTTGAAGAGCTAAAGGAAATAAAGCCCGATTCAACAGGCGCACTTGATTTTCTGAAGGGAAAGGATTTTGCCGGAATGGCCTACAATACCATTCGTCGTTTTATCCATTATATTCCGGGAATCATGGATTTCAAACATCTTGAAGTCCGCCTTTACCAGAACGGTACCACGAGCATTGGCGTGTTGAATAATTTCAGACTGGACAGGAAACATTTGTCGGCGGATATAATCCTTTCGGATAAAACAACAAAAGTTTCAATGCCGCTCACAGGTATGTTCGACAGGCAGGCCTCTCTTGTCAGCATTGAACTCGTTCATACAGATACCGGCATGTTGCCTGTACCCCTTTTAAAGGAACGCTATGGTATTATGGCAGGATTTGATTCACTCTCTTTCAGTATGAATTTCTCTAAAAGAAACCGGCATCTGACTAATCTTACCGGACGATTTGGTTTTGCAGGACTCGTTCTTGGCGGAAAGCGACTGTCAACTGATAAGATCAGGATCAACGATTTCTATTCCTCATTTAAAATCAATTTAGGCAATGATTATATCGAAGTGGACAGTTCATCGGTCAGTGATTTGAACAGCATCCGGCTTCGGGCCTGGCTCAGGGTTGAAACCGGGGATTCGCTGCATATTCATTTTAAAATGTTGCCGCAGACATGGGATGCACAGGCCTTTTTCAGTTCGTTGCCGGAGGGGATGTTTACCAGTTTGATCGGAATGAAGGCAGAAGGAAAGCTTCACTTTTTTCTTGATTTTTCAGTGGATCCCGATAACCCGGACAGTCTGACATTCAACACCCGGTTAACAGGTGAAGATTTCAATATACAGCAATACGGAGCGGATGATTACAGGGTTCTAAACGGTAGTTTCAGGTACCAGGCATATGATAAGGGACGATTGATGGCAACATATATAGTCGGTCCCGAAAATCCGGGATTTGTGACAATCGACCAGATATCGCCGTTCTTAAAGGCCTCCGTGATGACATCGGAAGACGGCAGTTTCTACTTTCATAATGGTTTTAATGCCGATGCGTTCAGGGAATCGATTGCAACCAATATACGCGAAGGGCGCTTTGCAAGGGGAGGAAGCACTATCAGCATGCAGCTTGCCCGTAACGTTTTTCTCAACCGGAATAAAACAGTAGCCCGGAAAATTGAGGAGGCGCTGATCGTATGGCTAATTGAAAATAAGCGCCTGGTTTCAAAACAGCGGATGTACGAAGTGTACCTGAACATAATCGAATGGGGTCCCGGAATTTACGGAATCAACGATGCCAGTCATTTTTATTTCAATAAAAGGCCGGCCGACCTTAATTTGCAGGAAAGCATTTACCTGGCCAGCATAGTACCACGGCCCAAATGGTATAAATACACGTTTGAAAGCAACGGTGTGATGCGGTCATTTTACAGCAATTATTTTAACCGCATGAAACAACTGATGGTGCGGAAACAGTTTATTTCGTCACTGGATACATTTGCGGTAAAACCTGATGTTGTTCTTACAGGCAATGCATCTAAGGTATTTGCGGATACGATAAGGACGAGGGAACCCGTTGAAATGGATATGCTGCCGTCGTTGAATTATTTCGACAGGAAATTACAAATTCAAAATTGA
- a CDS encoding aconitate hydratase produces the protein MTFDIELIRSIYEKLPEQIETARRLLKRPLTLTEKILYAHLETPAGTPFERGKDYVSFMPDRVAMQDATAQMALLQFMQAGRKKVSVPSTVHCDHLVLAKDGADKDLTTAQSVNREVFDFLSSVANKYGIGFWKPGAGIIHQVLLENYAFPGGMMIGTDSHTVNAGGLGMVAIGVGGADACDVMAGLSWELRFPKLIGVKLTGKMNGWTSAKDVILKLAGLLSVKGGTGYIVEYFGEGAGTISCTGKGTICNMGAEIGATTSVFGYDAKMEAYLRGTGRADVADMANAISGHLKADKEVESEPAAYYDQVIEINLSELEPYINGPFTPDLATPISEFTKTVIEKGWPEKLEAGLIGSCTNSSYEDLTRSASVAKQAIDKKLKAKSEFIITPGSEQVRYTAERDGILDVFSTLGGTVLANACGPCIGQWARHGAEKQERNSIMTSFNRNFAKRNDGNPNTHGFVASPEIVTAFSIAGTLTFNPVTDSLLNEAGQQVKLDAPVGLEMPPRGFSVKDNGYQAPAVDGSRIQVKVDPSSDRLQLLEPFESWDGKDYSGLQLLIRVKGKCTTDHISMAGSWLKYRGHLDNISNNMLIGAVNSFNSSTNLVRNQLTGEYGEVPATARAYKAANLGSIIVGDENYGEGSSREHAAMEPRHLGVKAVLVRSFARIHEANLKKQGMLALTFSDKADYEKIRENDRIDITGLDSFTPGKPLVVTLKHDDGTSETILAAHTYNENQIEWFKAGSALNLIRQNQ, from the coding sequence ATGACATTCGATATAGAGCTGATCAGGAGCATTTATGAGAAGTTGCCTGAGCAAATTGAAACTGCACGCCGGTTGCTGAAACGGCCTTTGACATTAACCGAGAAGATATTATACGCACATCTTGAAACTCCTGCAGGCACACCGTTCGAACGGGGAAAGGATTATGTGAGTTTTATGCCCGACAGGGTTGCCATGCAGGACGCTACTGCCCAGATGGCTCTTCTGCAGTTTATGCAGGCCGGACGTAAAAAGGTGTCCGTACCATCAACAGTTCATTGTGATCACCTGGTGCTTGCAAAAGACGGGGCAGATAAGGATCTTACCACGGCTCAGTCAGTAAACCGTGAGGTATTTGATTTTCTGTCATCCGTGGCAAATAAGTACGGCATTGGTTTCTGGAAACCGGGGGCGGGAATTATTCACCAGGTTTTGCTTGAGAATTATGCCTTTCCGGGCGGAATGATGATTGGCACTGATTCACACACTGTAAATGCCGGGGGACTGGGAATGGTTGCCATTGGTGTCGGAGGTGCGGATGCATGCGATGTTATGGCCGGATTGTCGTGGGAGTTGAGATTCCCGAAACTAATTGGCGTAAAGCTTACAGGCAAAATGAATGGCTGGACTTCAGCCAAGGACGTGATACTGAAATTAGCAGGACTGCTCTCGGTTAAAGGCGGTACCGGATACATTGTGGAATATTTCGGTGAAGGTGCCGGCACCATTTCCTGCACGGGTAAGGGCACCATTTGTAATATGGGTGCTGAAATCGGCGCTACTACATCGGTATTCGGCTATGATGCCAAAATGGAAGCATACCTCAGAGGCACAGGTCGTGCTGACGTAGCTGACATGGCAAATGCCATAAGCGGGCATCTGAAAGCGGATAAGGAAGTAGAATCAGAACCTGCTGCTTATTACGACCAGGTGATTGAAATCAATCTTTCAGAACTGGAACCTTATATAAACGGGCCGTTCACTCCTGATCTGGCAACTCCCATATCTGAATTCACAAAGACTGTAATTGAAAAGGGCTGGCCGGAAAAGCTGGAGGCAGGATTGATTGGTTCATGCACGAATTCATCCTATGAAGATCTTACCCGATCGGCCTCTGTTGCCAAACAGGCAATCGATAAAAAGCTGAAGGCAAAATCGGAGTTTATAATAACGCCGGGTTCTGAGCAGGTAAGATACACCGCCGAACGGGACGGAATCCTGGATGTGTTCAGTACATTGGGCGGAACAGTGCTTGCCAACGCCTGCGGGCCATGCATTGGACAATGGGCAAGGCATGGCGCTGAAAAACAGGAGCGGAATTCGATAATGACATCATTTAACCGGAATTTTGCCAAGCGAAATGACGGCAATCCGAATACTCACGGGTTTGTTGCTTCGCCTGAAATAGTGACTGCTTTTTCGATTGCAGGAACACTTACTTTTAACCCGGTGACCGATTCCTTATTAAATGAAGCGGGACAGCAGGTTAAGCTTGATGCACCGGTTGGTCTTGAAATGCCCCCCAGAGGCTTTTCGGTAAAAGATAACGGTTACCAGGCTCCGGCTGTGGATGGAAGCAGGATCCAGGTCAAGGTTGATCCATCAAGTGACCGGCTTCAATTGCTCGAACCTTTTGAATCATGGGATGGGAAAGATTATTCAGGGTTGCAGTTACTGATCAGGGTAAAAGGCAAATGTACAACCGATCATATCTCGATGGCGGGATCATGGCTTAAATACAGGGGGCACCTGGATAACATTTCAAATAATATGCTAATTGGTGCCGTAAATTCTTTTAATAGCAGCACAAACCTTGTAAGAAACCAGTTAACGGGTGAATACGGTGAAGTGCCGGCTACAGCAAGAGCATACAAAGCAGCTAACCTTGGAAGTATAATTGTGGGAGATGAGAATTATGGTGAAGGCTCATCCCGTGAACATGCTGCCATGGAGCCACGTCACCTGGGTGTGAAAGCAGTGCTTGTACGGTCGTTTGCCCGCATACATGAAGCTAACCTGAAAAAACAGGGGATGCTTGCACTAACATTCTCAGATAAGGCGGATTATGAAAAGATTCGTGAAAATGACCGGATCGATATTACGGGTCTTGACAGTTTCACACCGGGCAAACCGCTTGTCGTTACATTGAAGCATGATGACGGCACATCGGAAACCATCCTGGCCGCTCATACTTACAATGAAAATCAAATTGAATGGTTTAAAGCGGGTTCAGCCCTAAACCTGATCCGACAAAACCAGTAG
- a CDS encoding MFS transporter, whose translation MRKNISELRPIAKGDKKTIRGWVMYDWANSVYQLTIGSTIFPIYYNAVTKHGNDFTVDFFGLKAPNTVLYAWSIALSYFVIAVFSPFFSSIADFTGRRKSFMKVFTWIGALSCGMLFFFNGNRVELGLIAFTLATLGYGGSLVFYNSFLPVIAVPEEQDRISARGYSMGYLGGVILLLINLVFVLFPKVFGITDDTFAPRLAFLTVFIWWIGFSQMTFLRLPKYTFGKRVKGQDPLFYGYIELRNVFNQVRKMRKLKIYLVGFFFMTMGVLTVMSMAATYGTKQLHLKDDILIATILLIQLIGMFGAWSFARISEKIGNFKALILSIFIWILVILAVYFVTDAAGFIIVACVVGVVMGGTQSLARSTYSKMLPETRNHTSFFSFYDVMEKLAMVGGTFSFGIIEAITGSMRYSVLAITTFFIIGLFFLLLLLKDQQTVESPA comes from the coding sequence TTGAGAAAAAATATTTCTGAACTGCGTCCCATTGCAAAAGGGGATAAAAAAACTATCCGCGGATGGGTGATGTATGACTGGGCCAATTCGGTGTACCAGCTGACGATCGGGTCCACTATTTTTCCGATATATTATAACGCTGTAACAAAGCATGGTAACGATTTTACAGTTGATTTCTTCGGATTAAAAGCTCCGAATACGGTTCTTTATGCCTGGTCAATTGCCCTTTCCTATTTTGTAATTGCCGTTTTCTCGCCTTTCTTTTCATCTATTGCCGATTTTACCGGCAGGCGGAAGAGTTTTATGAAAGTATTTACATGGATAGGCGCCCTGTCGTGCGGGATGCTTTTCTTTTTCAATGGCAACCGGGTTGAATTGGGACTTATTGCCTTCACCCTGGCCACACTGGGATATGGAGGCAGTCTCGTTTTTTATAATTCATTTCTTCCGGTTATTGCTGTGCCTGAAGAACAGGATCGGATAAGTGCCCGGGGATATTCTATGGGCTACCTGGGAGGTGTGATATTGCTTCTTATAAACCTCGTATTCGTTTTGTTTCCTAAGGTGTTTGGAATAACGGATGATACGTTTGCTCCCAGGCTTGCATTCCTCACCGTGTTTATTTGGTGGATCGGTTTTTCGCAAATGACCTTTTTGAGGTTGCCGAAATACACATTCGGCAAAAGGGTGAAAGGGCAGGATCCTTTATTTTACGGATATATTGAACTGCGCAATGTTTTCAACCAGGTTCGGAAGATGAGAAAGCTGAAGATTTACCTGGTCGGATTCTTTTTCATGACTATGGGTGTACTTACTGTGATGTCAATGGCCGCTACCTATGGTACAAAGCAGCTTCATCTTAAGGATGATATTCTTATTGCCACCATCCTTCTAATTCAGCTCATCGGTATGTTCGGTGCCTGGTCTTTTGCGCGTATATCTGAAAAGATTGGCAATTTCAAGGCCCTGATCTTATCCATTTTCATCTGGATACTGGTTATTCTTGCTGTTTATTTCGTAACCGATGCAGCGGGTTTTATCATTGTGGCATGCGTGGTAGGAGTGGTTATGGGAGGTACGCAATCGCTGGCCCGCTCCACGTATTCAAAGATGCTTCCTGAAACCCGGAATCACACATCCTTTTTTAGTTTCTATGATGTAATGGAAAAGCTTGCCATGGTTGGAGGCACTTTCAGTTTTGGCATTATTGAAGCCATTACGGGTTCCATGCGGTATTCGGTACTAGCCATTACAACCTTCTTCATTATCGGATTGTTTTTCCTTCTGTTACTGTTAAAGGATCAACAAACTGTCGAAAGCCCTGCTTAA
- a CDS encoding L-threonylcarbamoyladenylate synthase codes for MLLRIHPETPGQRQVQKAVELLRDNGVLVFPTDTVYGLGCDIFSHKAVERVARIKGIHIEKANFSFICHSLSQLTDYAKHVNNPTFKLMKQCLPGPFTFILEASSNVPKIFRSRKKTIGIRIPDNNIIIEIVKELGNAVLTTSVHDEDQVIDYTSDPEMIYDHYKNLVDAVIDGGYGNNVPSTVIDCTGPVPFIARQGIGIVEI; via the coding sequence ATGTTGTTAAGAATCCATCCGGAAACGCCTGGCCAGCGTCAGGTTCAGAAAGCCGTTGAATTGCTGCGCGATAACGGCGTGCTGGTGTTTCCCACAGACACTGTATATGGTCTGGGATGTGACATTTTCAGTCATAAAGCTGTTGAACGGGTTGCAAGGATCAAGGGAATTCATATTGAAAAAGCAAATTTCTCATTCATTTGCCATAGTCTCAGCCAGCTCACCGATTATGCCAAACATGTAAACAATCCTACGTTTAAGCTGATGAAACAATGCCTTCCGGGGCCATTCACTTTTATACTTGAAGCCAGCAGCAATGTTCCGAAAATCTTTCGCAGCCGTAAAAAGACAATCGGTATCCGTATTCCCGATAACAACATAATAATCGAAATCGTTAAGGAGCTGGGCAATGCGGTGCTAACCACATCGGTGCACGACGAGGACCAGGTAATTGATTATACATCGGATCCGGAGATGATTTACGACCATTATAAAAACCTTGTAGATGCCGTAATCGATGGGGGGTATGGTAATAATGTCCCTTCAACTGTCATCGATTGTACAGGCCCTGTTCCTTTCATTGCCCGCCAGGGAATCGGAATTGTTGAAATTTAG